The following are encoded together in the Anoplopoma fimbria isolate UVic2021 breed Golden Eagle Sablefish chromosome 13, Afim_UVic_2022, whole genome shotgun sequence genome:
- the rbm19 gene encoding probable RNA-binding protein 19 yields the protein MSRLIVKNLPNGMKDDRFRSMFDAFGTVTDCSLKFTKDGKFRKFGFVGFKAEEDANRALKHFNKSFVDTSRVTVEMCKAFGDPTKAKAWSKHTQSSGPEKPSSPSGTDSKKKKKPKKETDSTLGNLEEDQGFKEFLSVHQNRSQAPTWGNDTVPQTTNPDEQAKAQGKKKPASDDYLNFDSEQSEDEEDGDDEEEGATKEALKSGLSDMEYLRSKVAQTDDTMEESEEKHDGEENEDCGPVQHTDSAYESGDRDNVSKTKTSVSSEDKKQSKAKKNAKQEMEPSTEFTVKLRGAPFNVKEQQIREFMTPLKPAAIRIGKNESGNRTGYVYVDLHSDEEVEKAMKRNKDYIGGRYIEVFRVDASGGKGKRDRKDKEIDRNFTRKLKEDEEEEDVAESGRLFIRNLPYTCTEEEIKELFAKHGPLSEMLFPIDNLTKKPKGFAFVTYMIPENAVTALAQLDGHVFQGRMLHLLPSTLKKEKTDSSDAGGPGSSSYKKEKDAKNKASSSSSHNWNALFLGTSAVADAIAEKYNTTKSQVLDHESKGSLAVRMALGETQIVQETRQFLLDNGVSLDSFSQAAAARSTTVILVKNLPAGVTTSELEELFSPHGSLGRVLLPPSGLTAIIEFLEPTEAKRAFTRLAYSKFQHVPLYLEWAPVGVFVAAKPETEVQKEDAKKEEKKGQEEEEEDEEEEEEESAPGSTLFIKNLNFSTTEEKLQETFSKCGKITSCTISKKKDKTGKMLSMGYGFVQYQTAEAAQKALRQLQHCTVDDHQLELKISERATRTPEVSRKKRQDEKKQTGSKILVRNVPFQATVREIRELFCTFGELKTVRLPKKAAGSGNHRGFGFIDFLTKQDAKKAFAALCHSTHLYGRRLVLEWADAEETVETLRRKTAEHFHVASKKQRKTEVMEGIMETIETGGGED from the exons ATGAAAGACGACAGGTTCAGGTCCATGTTTGATGCCTTTGGCACAGTGACAGACTGCTCTCTGAAGTTTACCAAGGACGGCAAGTTCCGAAAGTTCGGTTTCGTGGGTTTTAAAGCGGAGGAGGATGCGAACAGAGCtctgaaacatttcaacaaGAGCTTCGTGGACACCTCCAGAGTGACG GTGGAGATGTGTAAGGCTTTTGGAGACCCCACCAAAGCAAAAGCCTGGAGCAAACATACCCAGAGCTCAGGCCCGGAAAaaccctcctctccttctggtACTGACAGCAAGAAG AAAAAGAAACCGAAAAAGGAAACCGACAGCACACTTGGAAAT CTGGAAGAGGACCAGGGATTCAAGGAGTTTCTGTCAGTGCATCAGAATCGAAGCCAAGCCCCAACCTGGGGGAATGACACTGTGCCGCAAACAACCAATCCTGATGAACAGGCGAAGGCTCAGGGAAAGAAGAAGCCAGCTTCGGATGATTACCTCAACTTTGATTCAGAACAGtcagaggatgaggaagacggagatgatgaagaggaag GTGCCACTAAAGAAGCACTGAAGTCTGGCTTATCAGATATGGAGTACCTGCGCTCAAAGGTGGCACAGACAGACGACACAATGGAAGAGAGTGAAGAGAAGCATGATGGTGAGGAAAATGAGGATTGTGGTCCCGTGCAGCACACAGACAGCGCCTACGAGAGCGGTGACCGAGACAACGTGTCAAAGACCAAAACCTCAGTTTCTTCTGAGGATAAGAAGCAGAGCAAAGCCAAGAAAAATGCCAAGCAAGAG ATGGAGCCATCGACAGAGTTCACAGTGAAGCTGAGAGGAGCCCCGTTCAACGTGAAAGAG CAACAAATCCGAGAGTTCATGACGCCGCTGAAACCTGCAGCGATCAGGATTGGGAAGAACGAAAGCGGAAATAGAACAG gttaTGTATATGTGGACTTGCACTCTGATGAAGAGGTGGAAAAGGCTATGAAGAGGAATAAAGACTACATAG GCGGGCGTTACATTGAGGTATTCCGTGTGGATGCCTCTGGGGGTAAAggcaagagagacagaaaggacaAAGAAATTGACAGGAACTTCACCAGGAAGCtgaaggaggatgaggaagaggaagatgttGCCGAGTCAGGTCGCCTCTTCATCAGGAACCTTCCTTACACCTGCACTGAGGAGGAGATCAAAGAGCTTTTTGCTAAACATG GTCCTTTATCGGAGATGCTCTTCCCTATTGACAATCTAACCAAGAAACCTAAAGGATTCGCTTTCGTAACGTACATGATACCAGAGAATGCTGTGACAGCTCTGGCTCAGCTGGACGGACATGTATTTCAG GGCAGGATGCTTCACCTGCTTCCCTCCACCCTGAAGAAGGAAAAGACGGACTCTTCAGATGCCGGTGGTCCTGGCTCTTCGTcttacaaaaaggaaaaagatgctaaaaataAAGCTTCTAGTTCCAG CTCCCACAACTGGAACGCCTTGTTTCTGGGCACAAGTGCAGTGGCAGATGCCATTGCGGAAAAATACAACACCACAAAAAGCCAAGTCCTTGACCAT GAGTCAAAGGGAAGTCTTGCAGTGAGGATGGCTCTGGGTGAGACACAGATTGTTCAAGAGACCCGGCAGTTTCTACTAGACAACGGTGTCAGTCTGGATTCCTTTAGTCAG GCGGCAGCAGCGAGGAGTACAACGGTGATCCTGGTGAAAAACCTTCCAGCTGGAGTAACAACGTCAGAGTTGGAGGAGCTTTTCTCACCTCATGGCTCTTTGGGCCGAGTGCTGCTGCCGCCCTCAGGCCTCACCGCCATCATCGAGTTCCTTGAGCCAACTGAGGCAAAGCGGGCTTTCACTCGGCTGGCCTACAGCAAG TTCCAACACGTCCCACTATATTTGGAGTGGGCACCTGTGGGGGTGTTTGTGGCAGCCAAACCAGAAACAG AAGTACAAAAAGAGGATgcaaagaaagaggagaagaagggtcaagaagaagaagaagaagatgaggaggaggaggaagaggaatctGCTCCTGGTTCCACACTTTTTATTAAGAATCTTAATTTCAGCACGACAGAGGAGAAACTACAGGAG ACTTTCTCAAAATGTGGCAAGATCACATCCTGCACCATCTCCAAGAAGAAAGATAAAACAG GCAAAATGTTGTCCATGGGCTACGGCTTTGTCCAATATCAGACAGCAGAGGCAGCACAGAAAGCCCTGAGGCAACTACAG CACTGTACTGTCGATGATCACCAGCTAGAGCTGAAGATTTCTGAGAGAGCCACAAG GACTCCTGAAGTGTCACGGAAGAAGAGGCAAGAtgagaagaaacagacaggcTCCAAGATCCTTGTGCGAAACGTCCCCTTCCAAGCGACTGTCAGGGAAATTCGGGAACTCTTCTG TACATTTGGAGAGTTGAAGACAGTCCGTCTTCCAAAGAAAGCAGCTGGTTCAGGGAATCATAGAGGCTTTGGCTTTATTGACTTCCTCACCAAACAGGATGCTAAG AAAGCATTTGCTGCTCTGTGCCACAGCACCCATCTGTACGGGAGACGCCTCGTGCTGGAGTGGGCTGATGCTGAGGAAACAGTAGAGACATTGAGACGGAAAACAGCCGAACATTTTCATG TGGCTTCCAAAAAACAGCGAAAAACAGAAGTTATGGAGGGAATAATGGAGACGATTGAAACTGGAGGTGGGGAAGACTGA
- the plbd2 gene encoding putative phospholipase B-like 2 → MASRQNKTFAVGSFKAFLSALCCMCACVGAEIRTAVIDKHTGQLSVQEGYRKDFVAWANFTDDINKSGWSFLEITTSSQYNDSIQAYAAGAVEAAVTSQLIYKHWMNTLMDYCGPFTSQSGYCERLKAFIATNLQWVQEQVEKQPSSPYWYQVRLALLQLKGLEDSFNDELSFPLGSFSFNPFGFLLFQIGGDLEDLESALNKSSQTRPLGSGSCSALIKLLPNNKELLVSHDTWATYQSMLRIMKKYMFAFRVSPSEEGFIPGGTQAFSSYPGSIFSGDDFYILSSGLVTLETTIGNNNPALWKFVQPTGAVMEWLRNIVANRLAATGKEWAMIFSKYNSGTYNNQWMIVDYNHFTPGRTDIKEELFVVLEQIPGQIVYSDKTQELLEKGYWASYNIPYYVDIFNASGCNELVEKFGPWFSLDNNPRAQIFRRNQTAVTDVDSMVRLMRYNNFKEDPLSKCEGCDPPANGENAISARSDLNPANGTYPFGALRQRSHGGTDMKMTSFGMFRDYGMLAVSGPTWDQVPPFQWSTSPYKDLMHMGHPDTWAFKPIKVTWTP, encoded by the exons ATGGCGTCCAGGCAAAACAAGACGTTTGCTGTTGGGAGTTTTAAGGCGTTTTTGTCCGctttgtgttgtatgtgtgcgtgtgttggaGCTGAAATACGAACCGCTGTCATTGACAAACACACCGGACAGCTGTCGGTTCAGGAGGGATACCGGAAAGACTTTGTCGCTTGGGCAAACTTCACTGATGACATTAACAAATCAGG CTGGTCTTTCCTGGAGATCACTACCAGCAGTCAGTACAATGACAGTATCCAGGCTTATGCAGCCGGTGCAGTGGAGGCTGCAGTCACATCTCAG CTCATCTATAAGCACTGGATGAACACTCTGATGGATTACTGTGGGCCCTTCACATCTCAATCCGGTTACTGTGAGCGCCTTAAGGCCTTCATCGCAACCAATTTGCAGTGGGTTCAGGAGCAAGTGGAGAAGCAGCCCAGTTCACCCTACTGGTACCAG GTGCGTCTGGcgctgctgcagctgaaagGTCTGGAGGACAGCTTCAATGACGAGCTGTCATTTCCATTAGGGTCGTTCTCCTTCAACCCATTCGGCTTCCT ACTTTTTCAAATAGGCGGGGATCTGGAGGACTTGGAATCTGCTCTAAACAAATCCAGCCAAACTAGACCTCTTGGATCTGGCTCCTGTTCTGCTCTCATTAAGCTGCTGCCAAACAATAAGGAGCTGCTGGTGTCACATGACACCTGGGCCACCTACCAGTCCATGCTGCGCATTATGAAGAAATACATGTTTGCCTTTAGAGTTTCTCCTTCAG aagaGGGTTTTATTCCTGGAGGAACTCAGGCGTTCTCCTCTTATCCTGGATCGATCTTCTCTGGAGATGACTTTTATATCCTAAGCAGTGGCTTG GTTACCTTGGAAACCACCATTGGCAACAATAACCCTGCTCTCTGGAAGTTTGTTCAGCCAACAGGAGCTGTCATGGAGTGGTTGAGGAACATTGTGGCCAATCGTCTGGCTGCTACTGGCAAAGAGTGGGCCATGATATTCAGCAAGTACAACAGTGGAAC GTATAACAACCAGTGGATGATTGTGGACTATAACCACTTCACTCCAGGAAGAACTGACATTAAAGAGGAGCTCTTTGTTGTACTGGAGCAGATTCC CGGACAAATTGTCTACTCTGATAAAACTCAGGAACTGCTGGAGAAAGGATACTGGGCAAGTTACAACATACC GTACTACGTAGACATATTCAATGCCAGTGGCTGCAATGAGCTGGTTGAGAAGTTTGGTCCGTGGTTCTCTCTGGACAATAATCCTCGGGCTCAGATATTCAGGAGAAACCAGACAGCTGTCACAGATGTGGACTCAATGGTCCGCCTTATGAG GTATAATAACTTTAAGGAAGACCCATTGTCCAAGTGTGAAGGCTGTGATCCACCTGCGAATGGAGAGAATGCTATCTCAGCCCGTTCAGACCTGAACCCGGCTAATGGCACATATCCGTTTGGCGCCTTAAGGCAGAGGTCCCATGGAGGAACAGACATGAag